A genomic stretch from Halalkalibacillus sediminis includes:
- a CDS encoding PepSY domain-containing protein, translated as MNKERIIWMVGGSILTIVLFLIGQQFVFGSSSADEISSDEASEIVKDRYGGSVTSIDNSRGNYVITLEHTNGIYSIQVDQSSGRVSDVEQLEEFQKESDNEVSDSSEEPSQENQDNKNPEESDDSVTDKNNDSETDQNDDPPSEEKEEDMESNEEEEIEEEKIVEVLPIEEAEQIALNNVSGEISHSEFIESEKPFYEIIIENDKQTSTFQIDALEGEIISRVDEEKNQKPTVITEEEAIEIALNEISGEVEDIELKEVDGNLFYELELEVEFEDDDDENYVIQINAINGKIQSVIQSD; from the coding sequence ATGAATAAAGAAAGAATTATATGGATGGTTGGTGGATCGATTTTAACCATAGTATTATTCCTCATCGGCCAACAATTTGTTTTTGGAAGTTCTTCTGCCGACGAAATTTCCTCAGATGAAGCCAGTGAAATTGTTAAAGATCGATATGGCGGGTCAGTTACTTCTATTGATAATAGTAGAGGTAATTATGTCATAACCCTCGAACACACTAACGGAATATATAGTATCCAAGTGGATCAGTCATCAGGAAGAGTATCTGATGTGGAGCAGCTAGAAGAATTTCAGAAAGAGAGCGATAACGAAGTTTCTGATTCATCAGAAGAACCATCACAAGAAAATCAAGACAATAAAAACCCAGAGGAAAGTGATGATTCAGTAACAGATAAAAACAATGACTCAGAAACCGATCAAAATGATGATCCACCAAGTGAAGAAAAAGAAGAAGACATGGAAAGTAATGAAGAGGAAGAGATAGAAGAAGAAAAGATAGTTGAAGTCTTACCTATTGAGGAAGCTGAACAAATTGCTTTAAATAATGTATCTGGTGAAATATCTCACTCTGAATTCATTGAATCGGAAAAGCCTTTTTACGAAATCATCATAGAAAATGATAAACAAACCTCAACTTTTCAAATTGATGCGCTTGAGGGTGAAATTATAAGCCGAGTCGATGAAGAGAAGAACCAAAAACCAACTGTTATTACGGAAGAAGAAGCCATAGAAATTGCTCTTAACGAAATTTCTGGTGAGGTGGAAGACATCGAGTTGAAAGAAGTGGACGGTAACCTCTTTTATGAATTGGAATTAGAAGTGGAATTTGAAGATGACGATGACGAGAACTACGTTATTCAAATCAATGCCATCAACGGTAAAATACAATCAGTTATTCAAAGTGATTAA
- a CDS encoding PepSY domain-containing protein, whose translation MKRTIIAGTLASTVAVGGAFNVSALGDSATMSKHSEKGIETEVDTNVKIDTNKLIGSEELQDIVLSKIDGKIEEIELDSKSVDQVYFEVEVEKQGEEFKVYVDAYTGKVLKVESDNKEQVQKQDSSADLNMKTTEKPPVSDKSSAERDAGKNSNKNVAKVNSETSVSSKATLNDSEALVETQKESSNSYNEENVLISREQALNIAASVAPGKINEIDLDQEFGTNIYEVELENGEQEIEVEINAKTGEVVKVKYDE comes from the coding sequence ATGAAGCGTACAATAATCGCAGGGACACTAGCTAGCACGGTTGCAGTCGGAGGTGCCTTTAACGTATCAGCTTTAGGTGATTCTGCCACGATGAGCAAGCACAGTGAAAAAGGAATTGAAACTGAAGTGGACACTAACGTAAAAATAGACACAAATAAATTAATAGGCAGTGAAGAACTTCAGGATATTGTATTAAGTAAGATTGATGGGAAAATAGAAGAGATTGAATTAGACTCAAAAAGCGTGGACCAAGTCTACTTTGAAGTAGAAGTTGAAAAGCAAGGTGAAGAATTCAAAGTTTACGTAGATGCATATACTGGCAAAGTGCTGAAAGTTGAAAGTGACAATAAAGAGCAAGTTCAAAAACAGGATTCTTCCGCGGATCTAAACATGAAGACAACTGAAAAGCCTCCTGTATCAGATAAAAGTTCAGCGGAAAGAGATGCCGGGAAAAACAGTAACAAAAATGTAGCTAAAGTGAACAGTGAAACAAGTGTAAGCAGCAAAGCGACATTGAATGATAGTGAAGCTTTAGTAGAAACACAAAAGGAATCATCAAATTCATATAATGAAGAAAACGTATTAATAAGTCGAGAGCAAGCTTTGAACATCGCAGCTTCAGTAGCTCCAGGTAAAATCAACGAAATTGATCTTGATCAAGAATTTGGAACAAATATATACGAAGTGGAACTTGAAAATGGTGAGCAAGAAATAGAAGTTGAGATTAATGCTAAGACTGGTGAGGTAGTAAAAGTAAAGTATGACGAGTAA
- a CDS encoding GNAT family N-acetyltransferase, with the protein MGDFKIRKASKSDAYGIAYVHIKSWQSTYKDLVSQEFLLSMDQGERTERWKNILEAGESHLYVALNVNDEIVGFVSGAKEREGKYEADGELYAIYILENYQGKGIGKALTKRLMNLLKEDGFRSMLVWVLKDNSATYFYERMGGKCVDKEVITIAADEFEEVAYELLL; encoded by the coding sequence ATGGGCGATTTCAAAATAAGAAAAGCTAGCAAGTCGGATGCATATGGGATAGCTTATGTACATATTAAAAGTTGGCAATCAACTTACAAAGACTTGGTATCCCAAGAATTTTTGTTATCTATGGACCAAGGAGAGAGAACAGAGCGCTGGAAAAATATTTTAGAAGCGGGCGAAAGCCATTTATATGTAGCTCTCAATGTGAATGATGAGATAGTCGGATTTGTCAGTGGAGCAAAGGAGCGGGAAGGGAAATACGAGGCTGATGGAGAATTGTATGCGATATATATATTAGAAAATTATCAAGGGAAAGGCATTGGTAAAGCTCTGACGAAACGACTCATGAACCTTTTAAAAGAAGACGGGTTTCGATCGATGCTTGTATGGGTTCTGAAGGATAACTCTGCTACCTACTTTTATGAAAGAATGGGTGGAAAATGTGTAGATAAAGAAGTCATTACTATTGCTGCTGATGAATTCGAAGAAGTAGCTTATGAACTACTGCTGTAG
- the thiT gene encoding energy-coupled thiamine transporter ThiT: MYKRTLMLVEIAIFASLAFLLDTIPGLQFKLWAQGGSISLAMIPVLIVAIRWGVKAGLVSGLILGTLDLIFGGYVVHWFQAFLDYFAAFAILGLAGIFHKQLWSAINSDHFKRATTLMVGGVFIAILGRFIAHYIAGLIFWGHLAPEGQPVWLYSLIYNGSYLLPGFILSAVLLALIINTRPKIIFREA, translated from the coding sequence ATGTACAAGAGAACATTGATGTTGGTTGAAATTGCCATCTTTGCATCGTTAGCATTTTTATTAGACACTATTCCTGGCTTACAATTCAAGCTATGGGCTCAAGGTGGGTCAATTTCACTTGCTATGATTCCAGTATTGATCGTAGCGATTCGTTGGGGAGTAAAAGCAGGATTAGTATCCGGACTTATACTGGGAACATTAGACCTTATTTTCGGAGGATATGTTGTGCATTGGTTCCAAGCATTCCTTGATTATTTTGCTGCTTTTGCAATTTTAGGTCTAGCAGGAATTTTTCATAAACAGTTATGGAGTGCGATAAATAGTGATCACTTTAAGCGCGCAACCACTCTAATGGTTGGTGGTGTGTTTATAGCGATACTTGGTAGATTCATAGCACATTATATAGCTGGACTTATTTTCTGGGGGCATCTAGCACCAGAAGGCCAACCTGTTTGGTTATATTCATTAATTTATAATGGAAGTTATCTACTACCAGGATTTATCTTATCGGCCGTACTATTAGCACTAATCATTAATACAAGACCGAAAATCATCTTTAGAGAAGCATAA
- a CDS encoding DUF1028 domain-containing protein produces MKQKDIIATFSIVGFDPETEELGIAVQSKFIGVGSVVPWAKAGVGAIATQSLANTSYGPKGLNLLESGMSPEEVLKQLTDHDEDRGWRQIGIVDGKGNSATYTGDLCYEWAGGKNGPNFAAQGNILVNRETVDAMENTFEKSTGPLSERLLQALDAAQNAGGDKRGRQSAALYVVKEKGGYGGYNDRYIDLRVDDHSDPIQELIRLYHLRDLYFGEVDENDQIYISDDVREIIIHHLTRLGYSEGDQILSTNEFEQSFESFVHTENFEERHIRKDYIDQKVLDFLKNK; encoded by the coding sequence ATGAAACAAAAAGATATAATTGCAACATTTTCAATAGTAGGGTTTGACCCAGAAACTGAAGAACTCGGTATAGCCGTACAATCAAAGTTTATCGGAGTAGGTTCAGTCGTACCCTGGGCTAAGGCTGGTGTTGGGGCAATAGCAACGCAATCATTGGCAAACACCTCTTACGGACCAAAAGGTTTAAATTTATTAGAGTCGGGAATGAGCCCTGAAGAAGTTTTAAAACAATTGACAGATCATGATGAAGACAGAGGTTGGCGACAAATCGGAATTGTAGATGGAAAAGGAAACAGTGCAACCTATACAGGGGATTTGTGTTATGAATGGGCTGGAGGCAAAAACGGTCCAAACTTTGCTGCTCAGGGAAATATTCTTGTTAATCGAGAAACAGTTGATGCAATGGAGAACACCTTTGAAAAATCAACTGGCCCATTATCAGAACGCTTATTACAAGCTTTGGATGCAGCTCAGAATGCTGGTGGCGATAAAAGAGGTAGACAATCGGCAGCGTTGTATGTCGTTAAGGAAAAAGGTGGCTACGGCGGATATAACGATCGTTACATCGACTTAAGGGTTGATGACCATTCAGATCCCATTCAAGAACTCATCCGTTTGTATCATCTGAGAGACTTATACTTCGGTGAAGTAGATGAGAATGACCAAATTTATATTTCAGATGATGTAAGAGAAATCATCATCCATCACTTAACCCGACTTGGCTACTCAGAAGGTGACCAGATCCTCTCAACAAATGAGTTTGAACAGTCTTTTGAATCTTTCGTCCATACTGAAAATTTCGAAGAACGCCATATAAGAAAAGATTATATTGATCAAAAGGTTCTTGATTTTTTAAAAAATAAATAA
- a CDS encoding glutathione peroxidase, which produces MQKIHDFEVKKSNGEYESLQVYDGKVLLIVNTASKCGFTPQFEGLQKLYDEYRDQGFYVLGFPCDQFMKQEYDDQEEIMEYCQTNYGVDFPMYHKVDVKGDNQEPLFKHLTQVKKGFLGGEIKWNFTKFLIDRGGNVLRRYAPQSTPEKIEADIQNTINQKANPYN; this is translated from the coding sequence ATGCAAAAAATTCATGATTTCGAGGTTAAAAAGAGTAATGGAGAGTATGAATCTCTTCAAGTTTATGATGGAAAAGTTTTGCTTATCGTTAATACAGCAAGTAAATGTGGCTTTACTCCACAGTTTGAGGGATTACAAAAATTATATGATGAATATAGAGATCAAGGTTTTTATGTACTAGGCTTCCCATGTGATCAATTCATGAAACAGGAGTATGATGATCAGGAAGAAATTATGGAGTATTGCCAAACGAATTATGGTGTAGATTTTCCGATGTATCATAAAGTGGACGTTAAAGGTGATAATCAAGAACCTTTATTTAAGCATTTGACACAGGTTAAAAAAGGATTTCTAGGTGGAGAGATAAAGTGGAACTTTACAAAGTTCTTGATTGATAGGGGTGGAAATGTTCTTAGACGATATGCACCTCAATCCACCCCAGAGAAAATCGAAGCAGATATCCAAAATACAATTAATCAAAAAGCGAACCCTTATAATTAA
- a CDS encoding methyl-accepting chemotaxis protein: MKIVRKLFKGSLQRQILIPFILLILLTGAAIAGTSYYISMENSIDNSEENVSSQVTALEGSFQSLFNNVEHNVERFSQDNILRSSDMMRNDIFNRFRELQLSSPYFMNVYFGNDISGDMILYPQTSLPDDYDPRERVWYEKAVENEGEVIWTEPYEDAASGEMIVTAAQVSMGGSQPNGVFAIDLSITDLLNLSSEINIGETGYISIISTEGNYVQHPNEEMVFTSAQDRTYYSNLMSQNSGTKQYNVEGENRLISFVTNEESGWKILGTVQMDELRSQGNAIILPVLIVLGIVITLAVIIAFFFTRGITKPIKSLQDSMQKAGDGDLTVDPGIDRDDEIGSLSNNFTSMLLNVRELLNNVQNTTHHVSDSAQNVVANAEENSAASQEVSNTVQQIASGATKQAELVDNNNRSVNLLSEQINSVVAQSERIQSSSDQLLAQSESSIQAVEKLREHASSTNEMATDMKGAIEKLQERSESINAVVSTISDIAGQTNLLALNAAIEAARAGESGKGFAVVAEEVRKLAEQTENSLESVSGMVDSMQEQTNTIVHLIGETGSVIEEQSTVVDHTQDAFQQTFNTVKENSDVVRDIIGTLQTMVSQKDDLVERMGEISTVTEETAAGTEEVSASIEEMSASMEQLNQLAEDLENVSSNLQKEMNKFDI, translated from the coding sequence GTGAAAATAGTAAGAAAGCTTTTTAAGGGCAGCCTTCAAAGACAGATCCTGATACCGTTTATCTTGTTAATTTTATTAACTGGAGCAGCGATAGCAGGTACGAGTTATTACATAAGTATGGAAAATTCAATTGATAATAGTGAGGAGAACGTTTCAAGTCAAGTCACTGCACTCGAGGGTTCTTTCCAATCATTATTTAATAATGTCGAACATAACGTCGAACGATTTTCCCAGGATAACATTTTACGCTCAAGCGACATGATGAGGAATGATATTTTTAATCGTTTTCGGGAGCTACAGCTAAGTAGCCCTTATTTCATGAATGTATATTTCGGAAATGATATCAGTGGAGACATGATCCTTTATCCGCAAACGAGTTTACCAGATGATTATGATCCAAGAGAAAGAGTTTGGTATGAAAAAGCTGTAGAAAATGAAGGAGAAGTTATTTGGACTGAGCCTTATGAGGATGCTGCATCGGGAGAGATGATTGTTACAGCTGCTCAAGTCAGTATGGGTGGAAGTCAGCCGAATGGTGTATTTGCAATAGACCTTTCCATTACTGATTTATTGAATTTGTCTAGTGAAATCAATATTGGAGAAACTGGTTATATTTCGATAATTAGTACAGAAGGAAACTATGTGCAACATCCGAATGAAGAGATGGTTTTCACATCCGCTCAGGATAGAACTTACTATTCGAATTTAATGAGTCAAAATTCCGGAACAAAACAATATAACGTAGAAGGTGAGAACAGATTAATTTCGTTCGTTACGAATGAAGAATCTGGATGGAAAATACTCGGGACAGTTCAGATGGATGAATTGCGCAGTCAAGGAAATGCAATTATTTTACCTGTATTGATTGTTCTCGGAATTGTGATAACCTTAGCTGTTATTATTGCTTTCTTTTTTACAAGGGGCATTACGAAACCGATCAAATCCTTACAAGATAGCATGCAAAAGGCTGGAGACGGGGATTTAACAGTGGATCCTGGGATAGATCGTGATGATGAAATCGGTTCATTATCTAATAATTTTACAAGTATGCTTTTGAATGTCAGAGAACTATTGAATAATGTACAAAATACTACACACCATGTCAGTGATTCAGCGCAAAATGTGGTGGCCAATGCTGAAGAGAACAGTGCGGCATCGCAAGAGGTATCTAATACGGTTCAACAGATTGCTTCAGGTGCAACTAAACAGGCAGAACTTGTCGATAATAACAATCGTTCCGTAAATCTTCTCTCAGAGCAAATCAACAGTGTGGTTGCTCAAAGTGAAAGAATTCAAAGCAGTTCAGATCAGTTATTGGCACAGTCAGAAAGTTCGATTCAAGCTGTTGAAAAATTACGTGAACACGCATCTTCGACAAATGAAATGGCAACAGATATGAAAGGTGCAATTGAAAAATTACAGGAAAGATCAGAGAGTATCAATGCTGTAGTATCCACTATCTCTGATATCGCCGGCCAAACGAATCTATTAGCTTTGAACGCAGCGATTGAAGCGGCAAGAGCAGGCGAATCTGGTAAAGGTTTCGCTGTCGTGGCTGAAGAAGTGAGGAAACTTGCAGAACAGACTGAGAATTCCCTTGAGAGCGTATCTGGTATGGTTGATAGTATGCAAGAGCAAACGAATACAATAGTTCATTTGATTGGTGAAACCGGCAGTGTGATCGAGGAACAATCTACCGTTGTAGATCACACACAAGACGCTTTCCAACAAACCTTCAACACGGTTAAGGAAAATAGTGATGTAGTTAGAGATATTATAGGAACACTACAAACAATGGTCTCTCAAAAAGATGATTTAGTAGAAAGAATGGGGGAAATAAGTACTGTAACTGAAGAAACTGCAGCAGGAACAGAAGAGGTATCTGCGTCCATTGAAGAAATGAGCGCCTCTATGGAGCAACTGAATCAGCTTGCAGAGGATTTAGAAAATGTTTCATCCAATTTACAAAAAGAAATGAATAAGTTTGATATATAA
- a CDS encoding penicillin acylase family protein has product MQKVDKQKQKKINGWLKWLLIILAILLIVIAGALIYANSYIDRSKAMIEGEITIDGIENTIEVIRDDSGVPHISAESDEDLFFAQGFVTAQDRLFQMEMARRQASGRLSEVAGEAALNSDKYFRTLGLRRAAEKSAELYDEESMAALEAYAAGVNAFIKEAEKEDAYPGEFFLMGLDEMEEWTPVDSLTIGKYMAFDLGGHWERQAFNYYLVNQFEEEEAFELFPTYPSEALTNISDEEYVDITTSMTKAEQPHHFNGSNNWVVSGNKTDSGAPLLADDPHLGLATPSIWYQMHLQSPSYDVSGVIFAGIPGIILGHNEDIAWGVTNVGPDVQQLYVERRNEENSHEFMFDDEWVEADVIEETIDIDGEESISYEVLETVHGPIISEFANGIDSPEANTALSLRWTALDASPELSAVLQMNRASDWEEFETALEDFHTPAQNFVFASQDGTIAYKANGKIPIYENPEDALLPMPGWDSDYMLEEYIPFDELPKVVNPEKGFVGTANNKIISDVYPYHISHVWAQPYRYTRIHEVLEESDNLTIEDMKDLQMDKMNLRAREFTPIFLDILDSQDWDDKEKEALELLSNWDYVDEENQGAPLIFNRLFAKIEDELYKDEIPEDVLEMFKGSSQNADVLVNKAYAGESSIWIDKQGGLESLIQESFTETIEELTASYGEEVSGWTWGDFHQVYFEHPLSGISILDRFFNKKDPVPVGGSSVTVMAASHGDDGVVNHGASWRFVVDLSDLTNADHIVGPGQAGHYRSDWYDDQIEGWVSGTYHETKLDDYEGYRLILKPQ; this is encoded by the coding sequence ATGCAAAAGGTAGATAAACAAAAACAAAAGAAAATCAATGGTTGGCTAAAGTGGCTTTTAATCATACTAGCAATTCTATTAATTGTTATTGCTGGAGCGTTGATATATGCGAATAGTTACATAGACCGTTCAAAGGCCATGATCGAAGGGGAAATTACGATAGATGGTATAGAAAATACAATAGAGGTTATTCGGGACGATAGTGGTGTACCACATATCAGTGCTGAGAGTGATGAAGACTTATTCTTTGCACAAGGATTTGTAACTGCACAAGATCGTTTGTTTCAAATGGAAATGGCACGTAGACAGGCATCTGGACGTTTAAGTGAGGTTGCGGGGGAAGCAGCTTTGAACTCCGATAAATATTTTAGGACATTGGGCCTTAGACGAGCTGCTGAAAAGTCTGCTGAGTTATATGACGAAGAATCGATGGCTGCTCTTGAAGCATATGCTGCAGGGGTAAATGCTTTTATAAAGGAAGCCGAAAAGGAAGATGCTTACCCAGGAGAATTCTTTTTGATGGGGCTTGATGAAATGGAAGAGTGGACTCCGGTAGACTCCTTGACTATCGGAAAATATATGGCTTTTGATTTAGGAGGCCATTGGGAGAGACAGGCATTTAATTATTATTTGGTCAATCAATTTGAAGAAGAGGAAGCTTTTGAGTTATTTCCAACTTACCCTTCTGAAGCTTTGACGAATATATCGGATGAAGAATATGTGGATATAACTACTAGTATGACAAAAGCAGAACAACCTCATCACTTCAACGGTAGTAACAATTGGGTAGTTAGTGGAAATAAGACGGATTCAGGGGCTCCGCTATTAGCGGATGATCCTCATTTAGGGTTAGCTACTCCATCCATTTGGTACCAGATGCATTTACAGTCACCTAGCTATGATGTTTCAGGTGTAATCTTCGCAGGCATCCCCGGGATAATACTTGGCCATAATGAAGATATAGCATGGGGTGTGACTAATGTAGGTCCAGATGTTCAGCAACTTTATGTAGAGAGAAGAAACGAAGAGAACTCTCACGAATTTATGTTTGATGATGAATGGGTGGAAGCGGATGTAATCGAAGAGACTATTGATATAGACGGGGAAGAATCTATTTCCTATGAGGTTTTAGAAACTGTTCATGGGCCTATTATCTCAGAGTTTGCAAATGGCATTGATTCACCTGAGGCTAATACAGCTTTATCATTAAGATGGACAGCATTAGATGCTTCACCGGAACTATCTGCTGTACTGCAAATGAATCGCGCATCTGATTGGGAAGAATTCGAGACAGCATTGGAAGATTTTCATACACCAGCTCAAAATTTTGTCTTCGCCTCTCAAGATGGGACGATCGCATATAAAGCAAATGGAAAGATTCCTATTTACGAAAATCCAGAAGATGCACTATTGCCGATGCCAGGATGGGATTCAGATTATATGTTAGAAGAATATATACCTTTTGATGAGCTACCTAAAGTTGTGAATCCTGAAAAAGGCTTTGTTGGTACTGCAAATAACAAAATTATTTCAGATGTTTACCCTTACCATATAAGTCACGTGTGGGCTCAACCATATCGCTATACAAGAATTCACGAAGTTCTGGAGGAGTCAGATAATCTGACGATTGAAGATATGAAAGACTTACAAATGGACAAAATGAACTTAAGGGCTCGGGAGTTTACTCCAATCTTTCTAGATATATTGGATTCACAAGATTGGGATGATAAAGAAAAAGAAGCACTTGAACTTTTGAGTAATTGGGATTATGTGGATGAGGAGAATCAAGGCGCCCCACTTATTTTCAATCGTTTATTTGCTAAAATTGAAGATGAATTATATAAAGACGAAATTCCAGAAGATGTACTGGAAATGTTCAAGGGCAGCAGCCAAAATGCAGATGTATTAGTAAATAAAGCATACGCCGGCGAAAGTTCTATTTGGATTGACAAACAGGGAGGGTTGGAAAGTCTCATTCAAGAGTCATTTACTGAAACAATAGAGGAACTGACTGCTTCTTACGGAGAAGAAGTATCAGGTTGGACTTGGGGAGATTTTCATCAAGTCTACTTTGAACACCCATTATCAGGCATTTCAATATTGGATAGATTTTTCAACAAAAAAGACCCTGTACCTGTTGGTGGAAGTAGTGTGACAGTAATGGCAGCATCACATGGTGATGATGGGGTGGTGAATCATGGAGCCAGTTGGAGGTTTGTAGTAGACTTATCTGATTTAACTAATGCAGATCACATTGTCGGACCAGGACAAGCAGGCCATTATCGAAGTGATTGGTATGATGATCAGATTGAAGGCTGGGTTTCAGGAACATACCACGAGACAAAATTAGATGATTATGAAGGATATCGCTTAATATTAAAGCCTCAATAA
- a CDS encoding BCCT family transporter: MNGKNLIDWPTFIASFVLLLAVVIPLVVFPEAGSEIVSDLNTFVSGNFGFLYLIMGLGVFFFLIFIAFSQNGHVKLGDEGEKPEFGTASWAGMLFSAGIGSSILYWGTIEWAYYYQGPPFGIDPSSQQLETIQWASTYGIFHWGPIAWAIYCLPAIPMAYFFYVRKTPVIKVSETLRPLFGRWSDTFIGRVVDVLFIFGLLGGAGTTLALGTPLIASGISSLTGLEDNMLMRTIILLVVTVIFAISSYIGLKEGIKRLSDINLGLAIFLLIFIFVMGPTLFIAETTTNSIGLILDNFFHMSTWTEPFANLEGFDETRFPESWTVFYWAWWLVYAPFVGLFIARISRGRTVRNVVFGTMIYGSLGCLLFFGIMGNFGLYLQVSGAFDVLAVLDEQGAPAAIISIINQLPLAKLMVTIFVILAIIFLATTFDSSSYILASVTQKHLEDDEPLRWNRLFWAFTLCLMPLTLMFLGGLGTLQTASIVGGFPLIFIMFLLAWSFLRASTGDIKADDQYRSKTIVLDSKGIKERIRRRRLAKKQRREEKKENKRNNNNEDN, encoded by the coding sequence GTGAACGGAAAAAATCTTATTGATTGGCCAACATTTATTGCTTCATTTGTCTTATTATTGGCTGTAGTCATTCCACTTGTCGTTTTTCCCGAAGCTGGTTCTGAAATAGTTAGTGATTTGAATACTTTCGTTTCAGGGAATTTCGGATTTCTGTATTTAATTATGGGGCTCGGTGTATTCTTCTTTTTGATATTCATCGCTTTCAGTCAAAATGGGCATGTAAAACTTGGTGATGAGGGAGAAAAACCAGAGTTCGGGACTGCTTCTTGGGCAGGTATGCTTTTCAGTGCTGGAATTGGTTCCAGTATATTATATTGGGGTACGATCGAATGGGCCTACTACTATCAAGGGCCACCGTTCGGGATCGATCCATCTTCACAGCAGCTTGAAACCATCCAATGGGCTTCTACTTATGGTATTTTCCACTGGGGTCCTATTGCATGGGCAATATATTGTTTGCCAGCTATTCCGATGGCTTATTTCTTTTACGTGCGCAAAACACCTGTAATAAAAGTTAGTGAAACATTGCGACCTCTATTCGGCAGGTGGTCGGATACTTTTATAGGTAGAGTTGTCGATGTGCTGTTCATATTCGGACTATTAGGTGGGGCTGGGACAACCTTAGCGCTTGGTACACCGTTGATCGCAAGTGGTATTTCTTCATTGACTGGACTAGAAGACAATATGCTTATGAGAACGATCATTTTATTAGTCGTAACTGTGATTTTCGCTATAAGCTCATATATTGGTCTGAAGGAAGGAATTAAAAGATTAAGTGACATCAATTTGGGGTTAGCTATTTTCTTATTGATTTTCATTTTTGTGATGGGGCCGACACTATTTATAGCTGAAACAACTACTAATAGTATTGGTTTAATCTTAGATAACTTCTTTCATATGAGTACTTGGACGGAACCTTTTGCAAATCTTGAAGGTTTTGATGAGACTAGATTCCCGGAGTCTTGGACAGTCTTTTACTGGGCTTGGTGGTTAGTCTATGCTCCATTCGTAGGACTTTTCATTGCACGAATTTCAAGAGGTCGTACAGTAAGAAATGTTGTATTTGGTACAATGATCTATGGTTCGTTAGGATGTTTATTATTCTTTGGAATCATGGGGAACTTTGGGTTATATCTACAGGTAAGTGGAGCTTTTGATGTATTAGCAGTGCTAGATGAACAAGGTGCACCAGCAGCAATCATTTCCATTATCAATCAGTTACCGTTAGCAAAACTCATGGTTACGATCTTTGTTATTTTAGCAATCATTTTCTTAGCAACCACGTTCGATTCGAGCTCCTATATACTAGCGTCTGTAACCCAAAAGCATCTAGAAGATGATGAACCGTTGAGGTGGAATCGCTTGTTTTGGGCATTCACTCTATGTTTGATGCCATTGACATTAATGTTCCTAGGTGGTTTAGGAACCTTACAAACAGCAAGTATTGTGGGTGGATTTCCTCTGATCTTCATCATGTTCCTACTCGCTTGGTCATTCTTAAGAGCATCCACAGGTGATATCAAGGCAGATGATCAATATAGATCTAAAACCATCGTTTTGGACTCTAAAGGGATTAAAGAGCGGATAAGAAGACGTCGCTTAGCTAAGAAGCAACGGCGTGAAGAAAAAAAGGAGAATAAAAGAAACAACAATAACGAGGATAATTAA